A single Lolium perenne isolate Kyuss_39 chromosome 6, Kyuss_2.0, whole genome shotgun sequence DNA region contains:
- the LOC127308859 gene encoding disease resistance protein RGA5, which produces MGRTEGGGSCDPPSLAHQEARLEGSSLGMPSEVVSVTTGVLNPLIGKLTKLLSSDECKKLSLVREQASFLKDELSAIKPLLDKMELTDKIDASARNWRDRVREMSYNMENCVDHFMHSTDGAADAETGFVENILELKVLSAEASARMREMHNLLDDDGISNSSHAHVVVVDSSPISAIYNKDLVGLDGPREELVGWLTDPQPKLKVVSIVGSAGSGKTTLAMQVYDEIEAQFDRTTFVSASRRPDVESLLGGLLLNLGTLEFPRTLELHEIIDRLREDLKDKRYLILIDDLWDQSAWNIMRCAFPENRNGSRMIVTTRLDDVAVNACHNDHACIYIMKHLEEQDSRRLFFNRVFGSNNVCPPQFQYISAEILKKCGGLPLAIITIAGILASTEARSLNEWESIKNVLGAMSATKPTLEEMMGILNLSYMHLPVYLRPCLLYLAMYPEDREIWRDDLVKQWIAEGFICSMSGVDLYDVAESYFNDLINRSLIQPEITEYGEVLSCRLHGMVLDLILSKCIEDNFISVAHNYDDMERLNTFEHKIRRLSLKSCAESETVSTSMSQVRSCALFGLSRYTPPLSDFKYLQMLMFNFPFGWEWDAAVDLTAIAHLFLLRYLKVLALSARVALPTEIKGLVHLETLELDCHLTKSFPSDITHLVNLLHLILPDDAMLPKGIQNMKSVRTLHCSVMSEGSLEDIKGLSELTNLKELELSTPYGQCLTVEGVDTLISSIGLVQDLKHLMLDCVIECDGYERLSDSLSDPPPCLEYLDLETWKFSRVPRWIGELSHLRFLHLFVLHLSNDELCVLGELPSLMSAMLHVSEVCENKVVVGTGLFPVLEVFWFRSNEDVNAYLSFEAGAMPNLQKLELGFGWKEWRGATPVGMECLPCLRDIHVWLRDTILESSKHEKEVRADVESAFKCTVRRYPKRPSVTVD; this is translated from the exons ATGGGAAGGACAGAGGGCGGCGGCAGCTGCGATCCGCCTTCGCTAGCTCACCAAGAAGCTCGATTGGAAGGGAGCTCGCTCGGCATGCCATCAGAAGTCGTCAGCGTGACGACGGGGGTGCTGAACCCGCTCATCGGCAAGCTCACCAAGCTGCTCAGCAGCGACGAGTGCAAGAAACTCTCCTTGGTGAGGGAGCAGGCCTCGTTTCTCAAGGATGAGCTCAGCGCCATCAAACCTCTCCTTGACAAGATGGAGCTGACGGACAAGATCGACGCCTCGGCCAGAAACTGGAGGGACCGTGTCAGGGAGATGTCCTACAACATGGAGAACTGCGTTGACCACTTCATGCATAGCACTGACGGTGCCGCCGATGCAGAGACCGGCTTCGTCGAGAACATCTTGGAGCTGAAGGTTCTCTCGGCAGAGGCAAGCGCGAGGATGCGCGAGATGCACAACCTGCTTGATGATGATGGCATCAGCAATTCTAGTCATGCTCATGTGGTTGTGGTGGATTCCTCCCCAATCTCGGCGATCTACAACAAGGACCTCGTGGGACTCGATGGCCCGAGAGAAGAGCTTGTTGGTTGGTTGACGGACCCGCAACCAAAACTCAAGGTGGTTTCCATCGTGGGGTCCGCAGGTTCGGGCAAAACCACGCTTGCCATGCAGGTGTATGACGAGATTGAGGCTCAGTTTGATCGCACCACGTTTGTTTCCGCCTCTCGAAGACCTGATGTTGAAAGCCTTCTCGGTGGCCTACTTCTCAATCTTGGGACGTTAGAGTTTCCTCGTACTCTCGAGCTGCACGAAATCATCGACCGCCTAAGAGAAGACCTCAAAGATAAGAG GTACTTAATTTTAATTGATGACCTATGGGATCAATCAGCATGGAATATAATGAGATGTGCCTTTCCTGAAAATCgcaatggaagtagaatgattgtAACCACACGATTGGATGATGTAGCTGTCAATGCATGTCACAATGACCATGCCTGCATTTACATAATGAAGCACCTTGAAGAGCAAGACTCAAGAAGATTATTTTTTAACAGAGTATTTGGATCTAATAATGTCTGCCCACCACAGTTTCAATATATTTCAGCTGAAATTCTCAAGAAGTGTGGTGGATTGCCTCTTGCAATTATCACCATAGCTGGCATATTAGCTAGCACTGAGGCAAGATCCTTAAATGAATGGGAGAGCATAAAGAATGTTCTTGGTGCCATGTCTGCTACAAAACCCactttggaagagatgatgggtaTATTAAACCTTAGCTACATGCATCTTCCAGTTTATCTCCGGCCATGTCTTTTGTACCTTGCCATGTATCCAGAAGACCGTGAGATCTGGAGAGATGACTTGGTTAAGCAATGGATAGCTGAAGGCTTTATTTGCAGTATGTCTGGTGTAGATTTGTACGATGTGGCAGAAAGTTATTTCAATGATCTTATCAATAGAAGTCTGATTCAGCCCGAAATAACAGAATATGGGGAGGTACTTTCTTGCAGATTACATGGCATGGTGCTTGATTTGATCCTAAGCAAGTGTATCGAAGATAATTTTATAAGTGTAGCACATAACTATGATGACATGGAAAGATTGAATACTTTCGAGCACAAGATTCGTCGATTATCCCTGAAATCATGTGCAGAATCAGAGACCGTTTCTACTAGCATGTCACAAGTTAGATCATGTGCGCTGTTCGGCCTGTCGAGGTACACACCTCCTCTTTCAGACTTTAAATACCTCCAAATGCTTATGTTCAATTTTCCATTTGGATGGGAGTGGGATGCAGCAGTTGACCTCACAGCTATTGCCCATTTGTTTCTACTGAGGTATTTGAAGGTTTTAGCACTATCAGCACGCGTAGCGCTCCCTACTGAAATTAAAGGGCTTGTGCATTTGGAAACTCTGGAGTTAGATTGCCATCTCACGAAAAGCTTTCCATCAGATATAACTCACTTGGTCAACTTGTTGCATTTGATACTTCCAGACGATGCAATGCTACCTAAAGGGATCCAGAACATGAAATCGGTCCGCACCCTGCATTGTTCTGTTATGTCAGAGGGTTCACTAGAGGATATCAAAGGCCTTAGCGAGCTGACCAATCTGAAGGAATTGGAATTAAGCACGCCTTACGGCCAGTGCTTGACAGTTGAGGGTGTCGACACTTTGATTTCCTCTATTGGATTGGTTCAAGACCTCAAGCATCTGATGCTTGATTGCGTTATTGAATGTGATGGCTATGAGAGGCTGTCAGACTCATTATCTGATCCTCCTCCATGTCTCGAGTACCTCGATCTGGAGACATGGAAGTTCAGTAGAGTCCCCAGATGGATTGGTGAGCTAAGTCACCTCCGTTTCCTCCATTTGTTTGTCTTGCACCTGTCGAATGATGAGCTTTGTGTTCTTGGAGAGCTTCCCTCCCTCATGTCTGCAATGTTACACGTGTCAGAAGTATGCGAAAATAAGGTTGTGGTTGGCACTGGATTATTCCCGGTTCTTGAGGTCTTTTGGTTCCGGTCCAATGAAGATGTCAATGCGTACCTTAGCTTTGAGGCAGGAGCTATGCCCAATCTACAGAAGCTTGAACTGGGATTCGGCTGGAAAGAGTGGAGAGGTGCTACACCGGTTGGCATGGAGTGTCTACCTTGCCTCCGGGACATCCATGTGTGGCTCCGTGACACCATCCTCGAGTCAAGCAAACATGAGAAAGAAGTACGCGCTGATGTCGAGTCTGCTTTCAAGTGCACCGTACGTCGGTATCCAAAACGTCCCTCCGTTACAGTTGATTAG